One Streptomyces mobaraensis NBRC 13819 = DSM 40847 DNA segment encodes these proteins:
- a CDS encoding DUF4229 domain-containing protein, giving the protein MSSQKYASLRYTALRFGLLVASFAVVWVLCYLRAIPLGANGSNFVWMILLALIISAPLSWVLLRKQRDAMAVQVAERVERTRERLQANAGQEDRA; this is encoded by the coding sequence GTGAGTAGCCAGAAGTACGCCTCGCTCCGTTACACCGCTCTGCGATTCGGCCTGCTCGTCGCCTCTTTCGCCGTCGTGTGGGTGCTCTGCTACCTCCGCGCCATCCCGCTCGGGGCGAACGGCTCCAACTTCGTCTGGATGATCCTGCTGGCGCTGATCATCTCGGCACCGCTGAGCTGGGTGCTGCTGCGCAAGCAGCGGGACGCCATGGCCGTGCAGGTGGCCGAGCGCGTCGAGCGGACGCGGGAGCGGCTGCAGGCGAACGCGGGCCAGGAGGACCGGGCGTAA
- a CDS encoding GNAT family N-acetyltransferase: MTLTFVRDPQVAPELREEFSRLWYEVSRAGGSVGFVPSVSEEEVREAAVAQLARVAAGEHRMLGAYDAGGRLVGTAFLRLHADFKMRHWSMVVLVMLDPALQGGGHGLRLMRETIDMARDAGLEALRLEVRGGMGLEGFYGRLGFKEVGRVPGGLRLSADDYRDDVLMWLALD; encoded by the coding sequence ATGACTCTTACCTTCGTACGTGATCCGCAGGTGGCCCCCGAGCTGCGCGAGGAGTTCTCGCGGCTCTGGTACGAGGTCTCCCGGGCCGGCGGTTCGGTCGGGTTCGTGCCCTCGGTGTCCGAGGAGGAGGTGCGCGAGGCGGCCGTTGCGCAGCTCGCGCGGGTGGCCGCCGGGGAGCATCGGATGCTCGGCGCGTACGACGCCGGCGGGCGGCTGGTGGGCACCGCGTTCCTCCGGCTGCACGCCGACTTCAAGATGCGGCACTGGTCCATGGTCGTCCTGGTCATGCTCGACCCCGCGCTGCAGGGCGGCGGTCACGGGCTCCGGCTGATGCGGGAGACGATCGACATGGCCCGCGACGCCGGTCTGGAGGCGCTGCGGCTGGAGGTGCGCGGCGGTATGGGGCTGGAGGGCTTCTACGGGCGGCTCGGGTTCAAGGAGGTCGGCCGGGTGCCGGGCGGGCTGCGGCTGTCCGCCGACGACTACCGCGACGACGTCCTGATGTGGCTCGCGCTGGACTGA
- the mqnE gene encoding aminofutalosine synthase MqnE, translated as MDAGLKRELEQKVRAGERLTREDGIALYESDDLAWLGGLAHEVRTRKNGDTVLFNVNRHLNMTNVCTASCAYCSFQRKPGEKDAYTMRIEEAVRLAKAMENDHLTELHIVNGLHPTLPWRYYPRSLKALKEALPQVSLKAFTATEIHHFEKISGMPASEILDELIDAGLESLTGGGAEIFDWEVRQHIVDHETHWEDWSRIHRLAHEKGLKGPCTMLYGHIEEPRHRVDHVLRLRELQDETGGFQVFIPLRYQHDFVDMKDGKIRNRLQARTSMATGAEALKTFAVSRLLFDNVPHVKVFWVMHGLQTAQLALQHGADDMDGSVVEYKITHDADNYGTPNKLTRDDLLDLIRDAGFRPAERNTRYEVIREYDGPDPARRETPQAMRV; from the coding sequence ATGGACGCGGGACTCAAGCGCGAGCTGGAGCAGAAGGTGCGCGCCGGTGAGCGGCTGACCCGCGAGGACGGCATCGCCCTCTACGAGTCCGACGACCTCGCCTGGCTCGGCGGTCTGGCCCACGAGGTGCGGACGCGGAAGAACGGCGACACGGTGCTGTTCAACGTCAACCGCCACCTCAACATGACGAACGTGTGCACGGCCTCCTGCGCCTACTGCTCGTTCCAGCGCAAGCCGGGCGAGAAGGACGCGTACACCATGCGCATCGAGGAGGCCGTCCGCCTCGCCAAGGCGATGGAGAACGACCACCTCACCGAGCTGCACATCGTCAACGGCCTGCACCCCACCCTGCCGTGGCGCTACTACCCGCGGTCGCTGAAGGCGCTCAAGGAGGCGCTGCCGCAGGTCTCCCTGAAGGCGTTCACCGCCACCGAGATCCACCACTTCGAGAAGATCTCCGGCATGCCGGCCTCCGAGATCCTCGACGAGCTGATCGACGCCGGCCTGGAGTCGCTGACCGGCGGCGGTGCGGAGATCTTCGACTGGGAGGTCCGGCAGCACATCGTCGACCACGAGACCCACTGGGAGGACTGGTCGCGCATCCACCGGCTCGCGCACGAGAAGGGCCTCAAGGGCCCGTGCACGATGCTCTACGGGCACATCGAGGAGCCGCGCCACCGCGTGGACCACGTGCTGCGGCTGCGCGAGCTCCAGGACGAGACCGGCGGCTTCCAGGTCTTCATCCCGCTGCGCTACCAGCACGACTTCGTGGACATGAAGGACGGCAAGATCCGCAACCGGCTCCAGGCGCGGACCTCCATGGCCACCGGCGCCGAGGCGCTGAAGACGTTCGCGGTCTCCCGGCTGCTGTTCGACAACGTCCCGCACGTCAAGGTCTTCTGGGTGATGCACGGCCTCCAGACCGCGCAGCTCGCCCTCCAGCACGGCGCCGACGACATGGACGGCTCGGTCGTCGAGTACAAGATCACGCACGACGCGGACAACTACGGCACGCCGAACAAGCTGACCCGCGACGACCTGCTGGACCTCATCCGCGACGCGGGCTTCCGCCCGGCGGAGCGGAACACGCGGTACGAGGTCATCCGGGAGTACGACGGTCCGGACCCGGCGCGGCGCGAGACGCCGCAGGCGATGCGGGTCTGA
- a CDS encoding Lrp/AsnC family transcriptional regulator yields MDAVDRQLIQALRENGRASYAELGRLVGLSGPSVTDRINRLEAAGVITGYRATVNAASLGLGVTALIGIQLSDAADHEDVAQRLRDLEEIEDCWFIAGDDSYMLKVRVGDVDGLERTIRRLSGTKGVSRTRTTIVLSTKWENRVGELPEDI; encoded by the coding sequence ATGGACGCGGTGGACAGGCAGCTCATCCAGGCCCTCCGGGAGAACGGGCGGGCCTCGTACGCGGAACTGGGCCGGCTCGTCGGGCTGTCCGGCCCGAGCGTCACGGACCGGATCAACCGCCTGGAGGCGGCCGGCGTCATCACCGGCTACCGCGCGACCGTCAACGCCGCGTCGCTGGGCCTGGGCGTCACGGCGCTGATCGGCATCCAGCTCTCGGACGCCGCCGACCACGAGGACGTGGCGCAGCGGCTGCGCGACCTGGAGGAGATCGAGGACTGCTGGTTCATCGCCGGCGACGACTCGTACATGCTCAAGGTGCGCGTCGGCGACGTGGACGGCCTGGAGCGCACCATCCGCCGGCTGTCCGGGACCAAGGGCGTGAGCCGCACCCGCACCACGATCGTGCTCTCCACCAAGTGGGAGAACCGGGTGGGCGAGCTGCCCGAGGACATCTGA
- a CDS encoding UbiX family flavin prenyltransferase, translating into MEPYEHATQRSERRPWVVGVSGASGTPYAAAVVRGLLAAGEGVDLVVSRASRLTLLDETGISFRDAHWRDDLRQWLSLGADGKPQAFDVGDAELARVRYWAAGDLAAGPSSGSYPVKGMLIVPASTACVAGVALGLSKDLLQRAASVTLKERRPLVVAVRETPLSGQTLRQLVALDEAGAIVLPASPAFYAGATHIQDLVDFVAGRVLDAAGVPHRYYRRWKGELGGGRAPEGS; encoded by the coding sequence GTGGAGCCGTACGAACACGCAACGCAACGATCCGAGCGCCGGCCCTGGGTGGTCGGTGTTTCCGGCGCGTCCGGGACGCCGTACGCGGCGGCCGTGGTGCGCGGGCTGCTGGCCGCGGGGGAGGGCGTGGACCTGGTCGTCAGCCGGGCCTCGCGGCTGACGCTGCTGGACGAGACCGGGATCTCGTTCCGGGACGCGCACTGGCGGGACGACCTGCGGCAGTGGCTGTCGCTGGGGGCGGACGGCAAGCCGCAGGCGTTCGACGTGGGCGACGCGGAGCTGGCCCGGGTGCGGTACTGGGCCGCCGGTGATCTGGCGGCGGGGCCGTCGTCGGGTTCGTACCCGGTGAAGGGGATGCTGATCGTCCCGGCGAGCACGGCCTGTGTGGCGGGTGTGGCGCTCGGGCTGTCGAAGGACCTGTTGCAGCGGGCCGCGAGCGTGACGCTCAAGGAGCGGCGGCCGTTGGTGGTCGCGGTGCGCGAGACGCCGCTGAGCGGTCAGACGCTGCGCCAGCTGGTGGCGCTCGACGAGGCGGGCGCGATCGTGCTACCCGCCTCTCCGGCGTTCTACGCGGGGGCGACGCACATCCAGGATCTCGTGGACTTCGTCGCCGGGCGGGTACTGGACGCGGCGGGGGTGCCGCACCGGTACTACCGCAGGTGGAAGGGGGAGCTCGGCGGCGGCCGGGCCCCGGAGGGGAGTTAG
- a CDS encoding Uma2 family endonuclease: MLEAALPERWTAVGGVGFVFAEQEALLCPDLAVVPAAAARNLDSYPAGLIELTVEVVSPGSVRQDYLVKDRAYARAGIANHLILDPYQGHCVTLWNPGPDGYLGRDTIPYGKTVTIASTVGPLVFDTSGLPVDPAR; this comes from the coding sequence ATGCTGGAGGCCGCGCTGCCGGAACGGTGGACGGCGGTCGGGGGCGTCGGCTTCGTGTTCGCGGAACAGGAAGCGCTGCTCTGCCCGGACCTGGCCGTCGTTCCCGCGGCGGCGGCACGGAACCTCGACTCCTACCCGGCCGGCCTGATCGAGCTGACCGTCGAGGTCGTCTCACCGGGGAGCGTTCGCCAGGACTACCTGGTCAAGGACCGTGCCTATGCCAGGGCGGGCATCGCGAACCACCTGATTCTCGACCCGTACCAGGGGCATTGCGTGACCCTCTGGAACCCCGGCCCCGACGGCTATCTCGGCCGCGACACCATCCCTTACGGGAAGACGGTCACCATCGCGTCCACCGTCGGCCCCCTGGTGTTCGACACCTCCGGTCTGCCCGTCGATCCGGCCCGCTGA
- the mqnP gene encoding menaquinone biosynthesis prenyltransferase MqnP, translating into MSASAAAVPQPGRTRAFLRLVLIEHSVFALPFAYIASFTAMFQEDGRIHWWKLFLVTVAMVGLRTFAMACNRIIDREIDARNPRTANRELVTGAVSVRSAWTGALVAVVLFLGAAGLLNPLCLALAPIAVIPMVVYPYGKRFTNFPHAILGLAQAMGPVGAWLAVTGSWSWDAVILGLAVGVWIGGFDLIFACQDVAADRAHGVKSTPARFGIPAALYGARVCHVITTALLAWYGAATHAGAFFWTGLLIVVAAFLYEHSIVRPHDLSRLNRAFFTVNGFIGIALFVCALLDLGVRGLGV; encoded by the coding sequence GTGAGCGCCTCCGCCGCCGCCGTCCCGCAGCCGGGGCGCACCCGGGCGTTCCTGCGCCTGGTGCTGATAGAACACTCGGTGTTCGCGCTGCCCTTCGCGTACATCGCCTCGTTCACGGCGATGTTCCAGGAGGACGGGCGCATCCACTGGTGGAAGCTCTTCCTGGTCACCGTGGCCATGGTCGGGCTGCGCACCTTCGCGATGGCCTGCAACCGGATCATCGACCGCGAGATCGACGCCCGGAACCCGCGGACCGCCAACCGCGAACTCGTCACCGGCGCGGTCTCCGTCCGCTCGGCCTGGACGGGCGCCCTGGTGGCCGTGGTCCTCTTCCTGGGCGCCGCCGGCCTGCTGAACCCGCTGTGCCTGGCGCTGGCCCCGATCGCGGTGATCCCGATGGTGGTCTACCCCTACGGGAAACGGTTCACCAACTTCCCGCACGCGATCCTGGGTCTGGCGCAGGCCATGGGTCCGGTCGGCGCGTGGCTGGCGGTGACCGGTTCCTGGTCCTGGGACGCGGTGATCCTCGGGCTCGCGGTCGGCGTCTGGATCGGCGGTTTCGACCTGATCTTCGCCTGCCAGGACGTCGCCGCGGACCGCGCGCATGGCGTGAAATCGACCCCCGCCCGCTTCGGCATCCCGGCCGCGCTGTACGGCGCCCGCGTCTGCCACGTGATCACCACCGCCCTGCTGGCCTGGTACGGCGCCGCCACCCACGCGGGCGCCTTCTTCTGGACCGGCCTGCTGATCGTCGTCGCGGCCTTCCTGTACGAGCACTCGATCGTCCGCCCGCACGACCTGTCCCGCCTGAACCGCGCCTTCTTCACGGTCAACGGCTTCATCGGCATTGCCCTGTTCGTGTGCGCGCTGCTGGACCTGGGGGTGCGGGGGCTGGGGGTGTAG